CGGCTCGGCGGGGTGCTGCGCACCGAACGGGTCGGCGGTCAGCCGTTCGACGTCGGGGCCGAGGCGTTCGTGGTGCGCCGGCCCGAGATGCTGGACCTGCTCGCCGAGCTGGGCCTGGCCGGCCGGCAGCTCAGCCCCACCGGCGCCCGCCCCCTGATCTACAGCGGGGCCCGGCTGCATCAGCTGCCCCAAGGCACCCTGCAGGGCATACCCGCGCAGGCGTCGTCGATGCTCGGCCTGGTCGACGACGAAACGGTGGCGCGCATCCTCGACGAGAGGGCCCGTCCGCTGCGGTGGAACCGAGGCGCCGATCCGTCGGTCGCCGAGCTGGTCGGTGACCGGTTCGGCCCGCAGGTGGTGACCCGGTCCGTCGACCCGCTGCTGACCGGGGTGTATGCCGGGTCATCGGTCACGATCGGGCTGCGTTCGGCGGTGCCGTCGCTGGCGGCCGCACTGGACCGGGGCGCGCGCAGCCTCACCGAGGCAGTGCGTGAGGCGCTGCCGCCGCCGTCCAGCGCGCCGGTTTTCGGCGCGGTCGACGGTGGCTACGCCGTGCTGTTGGAGGAGTTGCGCCGCCGGGCCGACGTGCGGTGGGTCCAGGTCGGTGCGGTGCGGGTGGACCGGCGTGAACGAGGCTGGGCGGTGCTCGACGACGAGGGCGCCACGTGGCATGCCGACGCGGTGCTGCTGGCGGTCCCGGCCCCGCGCCTGGCGACGCTGATCGAACACGTCGCGCCGCGCACGGCCGCGGCGGCCCGACGCATCAGGACGGCCTCGGCGGCGGTGGTGGCGCTGGCGCTGCCGGGTGGCACGCCGCTCCCGCAGCAGTCCGGGGTGCTGGTGGCCGCGGGGGAACGGCTCAACGCCAAGGCCATCACGATGTCCTCGCGCAAATGGGGCCGGCGCGGCAACGTCGAGATGGTGCGGCTGTCGTTCGGCCGCTACGGCGACGACATGGCCGCCAACACCGGCGATGACGACCTGCTGGCCTGGGCGGCCCGCGATCTGAACACCCTGTTCGGGGTCACGGTGGATCCGGTGGACAGCCATGTGCACCGCTGGATCGACGCCATGCCGCAGTACGGTCCCGGCCACGGTGAACTGGTCGCCGAGCTGCGGGCCGGGCTGCCTCCGACCCTGGCCGTGGCCGGCGGCTATCTGGACGGCATCGGGGTGCCTGCGTGTGTGGGAACCGCCACTCGAGCGGCCGCGGAACTGGTGAACAGCCGCGTGGCACGATAGGCGTATGGCCAAGCTCGACTACGACGAACTGAACTCCACCATCCGCTACCTGATGTTCTCGGTGTTCGCGGTGAGCCCCGGGGAACTGGGCGAAGATCGCACCGAGGTGACCGCCGAGGCGGCGGCGTTCTTCAAGACCCAGGAAGAGCGTGGGGTGGTCGTGCGCGGCCTGTACGACGTGGCCGGGCTGCGGGCCGACGCCGACTTCATGGTCTGGACCCACGCCGACAACATCGAGGCGCTGCAGGCCACCTACTCGGACTTCCGCCGCGCCACCGCGCTGGGCCGCATCAGCGACCCGGTGTGGAGCAGCGTCGCGCTGCACCGGCCGGCCGAGTTCAACAAGAGCCACGTACCGGCGTTCATCGCCGGCGAGGATCCGGGCAACTACATCTGTGTGTACCCGTTCGTCCGCTCTTACGAGTGGTACCTGCTGCCCGACGAAGAGCGTCGCCGCATGCTGTCCGAGCACGGCATGGCCGCCCGCGGTTACAAGGATGTCCGGGCGAACACGGTGCCGGCGTTCGCGCTCGGCGACTACGAGTGGATCCTGGCCTTCGAGGCGCCCGAGCTGCACCGCATCGTCGACCTCATGCGCGACCTGCGGGCCACCGACGCCCGTCGGCACACCCGCGAGGAGACACCGTTCTTCACCGGCCCGCGGGTCAGCGTCGAGGACCTGGTCGCCAAGCTGCCGTAGCTCGTCGCGGTTTCGGCGACTGCCCGGGCGCAATGGTTCCCGGCATGACCTGGGTTTTTGGTTAGCGGGTCTACCCTCGCGGACATGACTGCTCCGCAAGAATCCGATCGCTTCGAAGAGATGTACCGCGACGAGCGGACCGCGCACGGCCTGCCCGCCGCGACCCCTTGGGACATCGGTGGGCCACAGCCGGTCGTGCAGCAGCTCGTCGCCCTCGGCGCCGTCAAGGGCGAGGTGCTCGACCCCGGAACCGGGCCCGGCCACCATGCCATCCACTACGCGTCAAAAGGCTTGTCGGCCACCGGTATCGACGCGTCACCGGCCGCGATCGAGCGGGCTCGGCTGAACGCGCGGAAGGCCGGCGTCACGGTGGACTTCCAGGTGGCCGACGCGACGAAGCTGGACGGCCTCGAGGG
The genomic region above belongs to Mycolicibacterium sp. HK-90 and contains:
- the hemQ gene encoding hydrogen peroxide-dependent heme synthase, with protein sequence MAKLDYDELNSTIRYLMFSVFAVSPGELGEDRTEVTAEAAAFFKTQEERGVVVRGLYDVAGLRADADFMVWTHADNIEALQATYSDFRRATALGRISDPVWSSVALHRPAEFNKSHVPAFIAGEDPGNYICVYPFVRSYEWYLLPDEERRRMLSEHGMAARGYKDVRANTVPAFALGDYEWILAFEAPELHRIVDLMRDLRATDARRHTREETPFFTGPRVSVEDLVAKLP
- a CDS encoding protoporphyrinogen oxidase: MSASYCVVGGGISGLVAAYRLRLAAGPRALITLLDPADRLGGVLRTERVGGQPFDVGAEAFVVRRPEMLDLLAELGLAGRQLSPTGARPLIYSGARLHQLPQGTLQGIPAQASSMLGLVDDETVARILDERARPLRWNRGADPSVAELVGDRFGPQVVTRSVDPLLTGVYAGSSVTIGLRSAVPSLAAALDRGARSLTEAVREALPPPSSAPVFGAVDGGYAVLLEELRRRADVRWVQVGAVRVDRRERGWAVLDDEGATWHADAVLLAVPAPRLATLIEHVAPRTAAAARRIRTASAAVVALALPGGTPLPQQSGVLVAAGERLNAKAITMSSRKWGRRGNVEMVRLSFGRYGDDMAANTGDDDLLAWAARDLNTLFGVTVDPVDSHVHRWIDAMPQYGPGHGELVAELRAGLPPTLAVAGGYLDGIGVPACVGTATRAAAELVNSRVAR